The genomic DNA AACAGCACAAGGCTGCGGTGGTGCGCGAACTCGACGAGGCGGGCTTCTTCCTCATCCGGGATTCCGTCGACCATGTGGCCGGCCAACTGGACGTCACCCGCTACACGATCTACAACTATCTCAACGAGGTCCGGGCTGACACGACTGCGCCGGGCGCCTAGCGTCCGATCGGGTTGTCGGCCAACCATGCGTCGGCCACCTGACGGGGGTCGGCGCCACCGGCGACGTCGGCCCGCATCCGCTTGAGCGACGCGGTGTCCAGCACACCGGCCACTTCGTTGACCGCAAGCACCTGACGCGCGGTCAGCGCGTTGCGCCGGTACAGCGGCACGGCATTTTCCGCCTGGATCAGTGCCGGGGTGCTGTCGGCGAGCACCACCACCTCGGCGGGCACATCCGGATCCGCGGTGGTGGTCCATGCGACGGTGATCTCACCCGCGTCCAGGGCCTCGAAAAGCGTGGTGTCGTCGGGGAATTCGCGAGGCGGCGGCAGCGCGCACCGGCCCACCCGCGCGGGTGTCCCGGCACCGCGAACCGCGCCTGCGACCACGTCCCCACAATGCTGTATCAGCGCGTCGAGGTTGGTGTCGCCCCACGCGGTGGCGGTCTGCTCGCTCACCGCGGCGGCCGGCTTGTCCTCCGCAGCCGTGGTGTAGTCCCCGGCTGCCAGGCCTTCGGGCAGGACGCCGACCATCTGCTCGTACACCTCGTCGTCGGAGCGCGCCGACGTCCCCGGGGCGAACGTGTCCAGGAGTGTGCCGGTGAAACCGGGCGCGACGATCACATCGCCGGAGTCCAGCCCTGCCAACGGATCCGGGACCACGGCCACCCGCGCGTCGGTGCCGTAGAAGCGCAGCGCCGCCGCATACAGATTGGCCAGCAGTTCCGATTCAGCGCCGGCGTCGGCGCCCACGGTCAACGGCGCCGGCGGCGTGGACTCACCGCCGCAGCCGGCCACCACCACGGCCACCGCGGCGAGCACCCCGGCACGTACGCCGAATGCGGATCGCCATGACTCAGCCACGCGGGCCACGTTACTGCACGTCACCTCCGGCTCCCTTCAGCTACGGCGCGTAGCATTCCGGCTGATCAGCCGAGCACGGGAGGGCAGATGCCGACATTTCGAGCGCGGCCGACGAGCAGTACCAGCGACCCCGTCGATGCCCGGCGGATCCACATCCCGGTGGCCCGCGCCATGGTGGACTGCGGCATCTACGTCGACGGTGAACGTCTTCCCGGTAAGTACACGCACCTGGCGGCCCTGCAGAAGGTGCGTGACATCGAGTGCTCCGAGCACAAGACGTTTGTCTGGATCGGCCTGCATGAACCCGACGAGCACCAGATGCAGTCGGTGGCCGAGGTCTTCGGGTTGCACCCACTGGCCGTCGAGGATGCGGTGCACGCCCACCAGCGGCCAAAGCTGGAGCGCTACGACGACACCTTGTTCCTGGTGCTCAAGACCGTCAACTACGTGCCGCACGACTCGGTGGCCCAGGCCCGCGAGATCGTGGAGACCGGCGAGATCATGGTGTTCGTCGGCCCCGACTTCGTGGTGACGGTGCGCCACGGGGACCACACCGGGCTGGCCGGGGTGCGGCACGCGATGGAAGCCGACCAGAAACAGATGGCGCTGGGCCCCTATTCGGTGATGCACGCCATCGCCGACCACGTGGTGGACAGCTACCGCAGCGTCACCGCGCTGATGGAGTGCGACATCGACACCATCGAGGAGGACGCCTTCTCCACCCGCAACACCGACATCGCGCAGATCTACATGCTCAAGCGGGAAGTGGTCGAGATGCGCCGCGCCATCGCACCGCTGTCGGTCGCGCTGCAGCGACTGAGCGACCACAAGGATCTGATCTCCAAGGAGATCCTGCGCTATTTCCGCGACGTGGTGGACCACCAGAACCAGGCCGCCGACCAGATCAGCAGCTACGACGAGATGCTCAGCTCACTGGTACAGGCCGAGTTGGCCAAAGTGGGCATGCAGCAGAACACCGACATGCGCAAGATCTCGGCGTGGGTGGCCATCGCCGCGGTGCCCACCGCGATCGCCGGTATCTACGGGATGAACTTCGAGCACATGCCGGAACTGCAGTGGACGTGGGGCTATCCCACCGTGCTGTTGGTGATGTTCACCGTGTGCAGCCTGCTCTACCGGACGTTCCGGCGTAACCACTGGCTCTGATTACAGCCGGGCGACGAGGCGGGTGAGGGCACCCCGAGCGCAGCGAGGGGTCGGCTGAACCCGGGGAGGAGAGCCGGCGTGGGAATTTAGAGCCGGGCGACGAGGCGGGTGAGGGCACCCCGAGCGCAGCGAGGGGTCGGCTGAACCCGGGGAGGAGAGCCGGCGTGGGAATTTAGAGCCGGGCGACGAGGCGGGTGAGGGCACCCCGAGCGCAGCGAGGGGTCGGCTGAACCCGGGGAGGAGAGCCGGCGTGGGTCTCTACAGCCGGGCCGGGTCCCGCACGTCAACACCGTCCTGCTCCCAGGTGCGACGGAGTTCGTCGATGCCCTTGAGCCGCACCCAGGCCGCCTCGTTGGCCGAGATGGGCGTCGCGGTGAGGAACCTCACCGGCTCACGCGGTGGATCCAGTGGTACGTCGGGAATTTCACCGGCCCCGAGAATCACTGCGCTGACTCTGGCCCCCTCCCACAGCGTCGCACCCAGATCGATCAGGGCATCCTGTTGCAGCACCACCCCGTCGACCGCGGGGGTGGCGGCCAAGATGGCGATGGCACGGGCGAGTCCCGGGGTGGGAGCCGAATCACGCATGCTGACAACCACTTCGGCGCGCGGACCCTGCAGCGGATCGGCGGCCAACTGCGTCGGGTCCCCCATCGGGTGGCGCGAACAGCCCAACGACACGTAGTGGATCAGCCCGTCAGCGTCAGGGCCGAACCGCAGCACCTCGATCCGCTCGACGCCCAGGAAGGTGACGCTGGCCGAGTCAGGGTCCTGACCGGCGAAATACCCGCGCAGGTGCGCGCGGACAACCTCGAGTACCTGCGTCATCGTGGAGCCGCACACCGCCTTCCGGCTCACCGGCGGGCGTGTCCCCGCGGGTGCACCGTAGAGCGCCACCGCCGCGGGATGCAACACGGCCCGCTCGGGCTACAACGTCAGCCGTGCCAGCATGTCCCGGGCCCGCTCGGCGTTCTGCGGATCGCACAGGACGTCGTAGCGGCCTGCCACCAACTGCATGGTGGAACTGAAATCCCTTGTGCCCTTGGCCATGGCGTAGGGGATCGCCGAGGTGATCAAGCCGAAGAAGACACCGGCAATCAAGCCGGTCAGCAGTGACGACCACGGGTTGGGACTGAAAAATCCCAGCACCAGGCCGATGAAGATACCCAGCCAGGCGCCGGTGAGCACACCGCCTCCGAGCACCTTGGCCCAGCTCAGGCGGCCGGTGACCCGCTCCACCTGCATCAGGTCCACCCCGACGATGGTGACCTGCTCGACGGGGAATTCGTTGTCGGACAGATAGTCGACGGCTTTCTGGGCTTCGGCGTAGGTGGGGTACGACCCGATGGGCCACCCCTTCGGCGGCGTCGGCAATCCCACGGGAGCACGCCGGCCTCGCGCACCGCCGGTAGCGCCGCCCGGCGTCTGCCCGGACTGGAACGGACTGGTCATAGCTCGTCATCCTCCTCTGGGCACCCGTTTTCGGCCAGTGTTTCCGGTGTCGGCGTACCCGCTTCTGCACTGTCAACGACCAAGCGCGGGCTTTGGTGCCCTGATGCCATGTGCGCCACTCCTCCTCATCGCTCGTGCCTCGCTCTGCATCGTCGTCGCCGGCCCTCGATCCTGCCGCGTCACCAGCGCATACGCTAGGTTGTGAGGCATGACCCTGCCCGGCGGAGACACCGGCGACAAGCCGAGTGAGCAGTCCGGCGCGGACCCGTCCGTCGAGCAATCCCCGCACCAGCAGGCCGCGCCGGGCTACCCGGGCGCCGGAGGCTATCCCCCGCCGCCCGGGTTCACCGACTACGGCCAGCAGTACCGGCCCGGTTATCCCGACGGCGACCAGTACGGCTACGGATATGCACCGCCGCGGCAGACCAGCACCAACACCATGGCCATCGCGTCGCTGGTCACGTCTGGGCTGGGCATCGTCCCGTTCTGCGGCGGCATCCTGTCGATCGTCGGGATCGTGCTCGGCGCGGTGGCGCTGAGCCAGATCAAGGAGACGCGGCAAGAGGGTTACGGAATCGCCGTGGCCGGAATCGTGGTCGGTGTGGCGATGCTGATCGTCGGACTAATCTGGACCATCTTCGCGCTTCGCTGACATCGGAGGCAGGAACCCCATGACCAACCCGGAACCACGCTCCGGCGGGAACGAGTACCCGTCGCTGGAGAACTCGCCCCCGGCGACGGATCCGTACTCGCCGGTCGACTATCCGGCGCACTACCCGGATGCCGCCTACCCCCCGCCGCCGCCGTCGGGATATCCGCCGCCGCCCGCGGGTGGCTATGCGCCGCCGTCCGGCGGCTATCCCCGCCGTACCCGCCGCCGCCGTACCCGGGCCAGCCCGCGTACCCCGGATATCCGATGTACAACCCGTACGACCCCTACTCGCAGGGCAAGCCGCCGGGCACCAACGGCAAGGCGATCGCCGCCCTGGTCACTGCTGTCGGCGGCATCGTCTTGTGCGGATTGCCGTCCATCGCCGGAATCATCCTGGGCATCATCGCCATGCGTGAGACCAAACAGACGGGCCAGGACGGCTACGGCCTGGCGCTGACCGGTCTGATCGTCGGGAGCCTGGTGGTGGTGTTCGGCATCCTGTACATCGTGTTCCTGGTGGTGGTCGCCGCCAACAGCTCCAGTTACACCTATTAGCGCCCGCTGTCCGGCGTGAACGGCGGCGCCTGGCGCTGCATGCCCGCCGCACGGCCCTTCCCGGCGATCACCAGCGCCATCTTGCGGCTGGCCTCATCGATCATCTCGTCGCCAAGCATCACCGCGCCGCGCGCACCGCCGGCGGTCGAGGTGTGCCACTCGTAGGCCTCGAGAATCAGCTCGGCATGGTCGTAGTCGGCCTGCCGGGGGCTGAAGATCTCGTTGCCCGCCGCAATCTGGTCGGGATGCAGCACCCACTTGCCGTCGTAGCCCAGCGCCGCCGAACGACCGGCCACCGCCCGGAACGCGTCGGTGTCACGCACCTTCAGATACGGCCCGTCGATCGCCGCCTTCCCGTGGGCGCGGGCGGCGATCAGAATTGCCATGAAGACGTGGTGGAACGCGTCACCGATGTCGTAGCCCTCCGGCTGCTCGCCGACCACCAGCGTGCGCATGTTCAGGCTGGCCATCATGTCGGCCGGCCCCAACACCAGCGCATGCACCCGCGGGTGGGCGGCGATGGCGTCGACCTGGGACAGGCCCCGGGCGTCCTCGATCTGGGCGTCGATGCCGATGCGGCCCACCTCCAGCCCGTGGGTGTGTTCCAGCTGGGTCAGCAGCAGATCCAGCGCGCTGACATGCGCGACATCGGTGACCTTGGGCAGCACGATGACGTCGAGCGCCCCGGCAGCGCCCGCCACCACCTCGATGACGTCAGCGTGGGTCCACGGTGTGGTCCAGTCGTTGACCCGCACTCCGCGCATCTGTTGACCCCACCCGGACTCGGCCAGCGCCGCGGCCACCACCGGGCGGGCCGCGGCCTTGGCCTCCGGCGCCACCGCATCCTCGAGATCCAGGAACACCTGGTCGGCGGGCAGTCCCTTGGCTTTGTCGATGAACTTGCGGCTGCTGCCGGGAACCGACAAGCACGTTCTACGGGGTCGATACGCGGTATTCACCCGTTCACTCCTACCCTTTGTACCTATGGCATCGGTCAACAGGGTCTTCGCGGCCCGCCTCGCGGGCTTGGGCGTGCTGGGCCCCGACGGCGAATCACTGGGCCGGGTGCGCGACGTCGTGATCAGCATCAGCATCGTCCGTCAGCAACCACGCGTGCTCGGCCTGGTGGTCGAATTGCTGTCGCGGCGAAGAATTTTCGTGCCGATCCTGCGCGTCACCGCCATCGAACCGCAGGCCGTCACCCTCAACACCGCCAACCTGTCGCTGCGGCGGTTCGCGCAGCGCCCGGGTGAGGTGCTGGTGCTGGGGCAGGTCCTCGACACCCGGGTGCGGGTCAACGATCCCGAGCTGCCCCAGCTGCAGGCGGTGGACGTGGTGGTGGTGGATCTGGCCATCGAACCGGTGCGCTCGCGGGACTGGATGGTGACCCGCGTCGCTGTGCGCAACCACCGGCGGCTGGGCCGTCGCACCACGGTGCACGTCGTCGACTGGCAGAACGTGCACGGTCTCACCCCGTCCGCGCTGGCCATGCCCGGCCAGGACGTCGCGCAGCTGCTGCACCAGTTCGAGGACCAACGGCCCATCGAGGTGGCCGACGCCATCCGGGAGCTGCCCACCAAACGACGCAACGAGGTGGTCAACGCCCTCGACGACGAACGGCTGGCCGACGTCCTGCAGGAGCTGCCCGAAGACGACCAGACCCAACTGTTGATGCAACTGACCACCGAGCGCGCCGCCGACGTGCTCGAGGCGATGGATCCCGACGACGCCGCCGACCTGCTGGGTGTGCTGAACCCCAATGAGGCCGAGGTGCTGCTGGCGCGGATGGATCCCGAGGACTCCGATCCCGTGCGACGGCTGCTGCAGCACTCCCCCGACACCGCAGGCGGCCTGATGACCTCCGAACCGGTGGTGGTGGCCCCGGACACCACCGTGGCCGAGGCCCTGGCCCGGGTGCGTGACCCGGACCTGACGCCGGCGCTGTCGTCGCTGGTGTTCGTGGTCCGCCCGCCCACCGCGACGCCCACCGGGCGGTATCTGGGCTGTGTGCACCTGCAGCGTCTGCTGCGCGAGCCGCCGGCCTCACTGGTCAGCGGCATGGTTGACAAGGACCTGCCCAGCCTCACCCCGGACAGCTCGCTGGCCGCGGTGACGCGGTACTTCGCGGCCTACAACCTGGTGTGCGGGCCGGTGGTCGACGACGAGACCCACCTGCTGGGTGCGGTCACCGTCGACGACGTGCTGGACCACCTGCTGCCCCACGACTGGCGTGAACGCACCGACGAGCCCGAACTGGATCCGGCGCCGTGAGCGAAACCAGCGCGCGCGACCGGCTGGGCACCCCGCGGGTCTCACGCCGCCGATTCACGCCGCGTTTCGACATGGAGGCCGCGGCACGGGTCAGCGAATCCATCGCCCGGTTCCTGGGAACGGGCCGGTACCTGGCCATCCAGACGATCGTCGTGATCGTCTGGATCCTGCTGAACATCGGTGCGTTCGCCTGGCAGTGGGACCCGTACCCGTTCATCCTGCTGAACCTGGCGTTCTCCACCCAGGCCGCCTACGCCGCGCCTTTGATCCTGCTGGCCCAGAACCGCCAGGAGAACCGCGACCGGGTGGCGCTGGAGGAAGACCGGCGTCGGGCTCAGCAGACCAAGGCCGACACCGAGTTCCTGGCCCGCGAGCTGGCGGCGCTGCGCCTGGCCGTGGGTGAGGTCGCCACCCGCGACTATCTGCGCCGCGAACTCGACGAGATCCGCGAGATGATCGAGGCCATCGAACCCGCCCTCGCCAGGACCGAACGGCAGGTGCGCAAGACCAAGAAACAGATACGCCAGAGCCCACCGGAGAGCCCCTCCCGTCAACCCTGACAAATGCCGCCCCAGGTGTCACAGGACTCTGTATGGTGATCGAGTTCACGCGGTCTCACCCAGGGCGGTCCAGTGCGTATACCGGGACAAGGTCTCACCCACGCGCTGAAGACTGCCCGCCGCAAGGTGTCCGGCGCACCCAGGACATCCGCGCTCACGGCCGCGGCCCTCACCCCGCTCATGCTCGCCGCCGCCGTCGGGGCCTCGGCCCCTGACGCGCACCCGGTGCGCGAGCAAGCCATCACGCCGCTGGCAGCGGTGGCACCCGTCGACCTGTCCGGTCCGGTGGTGATCTCGGTCAAGCGCGCGCCGACCCGGTTCCGCTTCGCCGAGACCACCAACTCCGCGCCGCCGCCGCCCATGGTGGTGTCCGCGCCGGGAACACTGCGGATCCCGGCAATGGCACTGTCGGCCTACCGCAATGCCGAAGTGATGATGGCCCGCGCGCAGCCCAACTGCGGCGTCAGCTGGAATCTGCTGGCCGGCATCGGACGTATCGAGTCGATGCACGCCAACGGCGGGGCCACCGACTCCCGGGGTACGGCCACCCGGCCCATCTACGGGCCGACCCTGGATGGCACCCTGCCCGGCAACGAGGTGATCGTGCACAGCACCCAGGCCGGCCGCACCGTCTACGCCCGGGCCATGGGTCCGATGCAGTTCATTCCCGGCACCTGGTCGCGCTACGCCTCCGACGGCGACGGTGACGGCAAGTCCGACCCGCAAAACCTCTACGACTCCACCCTGGCCGCAGCTCGCTACCTGTGCAGCGGCGGGCTCAACCTGCGCGACCCGGCACAGGTGATGACTTCTGTTCTGCGGTACAACAATTCAGTGGCCTATGCCCGCAACGTCCTGGGCTGGGCAGCCTCCTACGCCACCGGCGTGGAGCCGGTGAACCTGCCTGCCATCACCGGCTCGGTGCCCGAACTCGTCACCAACGCCCACCTCGACGGCGGCAACGGGATCGGACCCGACTTCCCGATGACGGCCGCCGGTCTGCCTGCCGGTGACCCCCTGGCGCTGCTGCCGCTGAACCTGTCGCAGACCGACGTCGCCAACCGGCTCCCGGTACCGCCCGGCCCCGCCGACGCGGCAGGCCCGCCCGCCGCCGCACCGTGCACCATCTTCTGCATCACCAGCGGACCCGCAGCACCCGCGCCGGTGGTGGGAACCCCGGGTCTGCCGCCGGCCCCGATGGCACCGCCCCCTCCTCCGCCGCCGCCTTGGGCCAACCTGTTCGCGCCCGCCCCGCCCCCGGCCCCGGCGCCCGCCCCGGCGCCTCTGGGCCCGCTGCCCGGACCGGCCTGACCTGTCTCTCGCGCTTCGTGCTGGCCCTGCACCCACGCGTCGGCCCACATGTGTGCGGTTTACTGCCCGACACGCCGCAGCGGCTGAGCTGAGCACACATGTGTCGCCGGATGGAGGCGGCATTCTCGGGTGGCTCGACCCCGCCTACACTCGGCGGTGACATGTCTCAAAGCAGCGACCTCATCCCCGCCGTCCGCGCGGCCCTGGGCAAGGTGATCGACCCGGAACTCCGGCGGCCGATCACCGAACTCAACATGGTCAAGAGCATCGACGTCGACGCCGACTCCGCGGTGCACGTCGAGATCTACCTGACCACGTCCGCCTGTCCGAAGAAGACGGAGATCACCGAGCGCGTCAGCCAGGCCGTCGCCGACGTCCCCGGCACCGGCGCGGTCACGGTCGCCCTCGACGTGATGAACGACGAGCAACGCACCGCCCTGCGCAAGCAGCTGCGCGGCGACTCCGCCGAACCCGTGATCCCGTTCGCCCAGCCCGGCTCGCTGACCCGCGTGTACGCGGTGGCCTCG from Mycolicibacterium tokaiense includes the following:
- a CDS encoding glycine betaine ABC transporter substrate-binding protein; amino-acid sequence: MAESWRSAFGVRAGVLAAVAVVVAGCGGESTPPAPLTVGADAGAESELLANLYAAALRFYGTDARVAVVPDPLAGLDSGDVIVAPGFTGTLLDTFAPGTSARSDDEVYEQMVGVLPEGLAAGDYTTAAEDKPAAAVSEQTATAWGDTNLDALIQHCGDVVAGAVRGAGTPARVGRCALPPPREFPDDTTLFEALDAGEITVAWTTTADPDVPAEVVVLADSTPALIQAENAVPLYRRNALTARQVLAVNEVAGVLDTASLKRMRADVAGGADPRQVADAWLADNPIGR
- the corA gene encoding magnesium/cobalt transporter CorA; the encoded protein is MPTFRARPTSSTSDPVDARRIHIPVARAMVDCGIYVDGERLPGKYTHLAALQKVRDIECSEHKTFVWIGLHEPDEHQMQSVAEVFGLHPLAVEDAVHAHQRPKLERYDDTLFLVLKTVNYVPHDSVAQAREIVETGEIMVFVGPDFVVTVRHGDHTGLAGVRHAMEADQKQMALGPYSVMHAIADHVVDSYRSVTALMECDIDTIEEDAFSTRNTDIAQIYMLKREVVEMRRAIAPLSVALQRLSDHKDLISKEILRYFRDVVDHQNQAADQISSYDEMLSSLVQAELAKVGMQQNTDMRKISAWVAIAAVPTAIAGIYGMNFEHMPELQWTWGYPTVLLVMFTVCSLLYRTFRRNHWL
- a CDS encoding suppressor of fused domain protein; this translates as MTQVLEVVRAHLRGYFAGQDPDSASVTFLGVERIEVLRFGPDADGLIHYVSLGCSRHPMGDPTQLAADPLQGPRAEVVVSMRDSAPTPGLARAIAILAATPAVDGVVLQQDALIDLGATLWEGARVSAVILGAGEIPDVPLDPPREPVRFLTATPISANEAAWVRLKGIDELRRTWEQDGVDVRDPARL
- a CDS encoding general stress protein — translated: MTSPFQSGQTPGGATGGARGRRAPVGLPTPPKGWPIGSYPTYAEAQKAVDYLSDNEFPVEQVTIVGVDLMQVERVTGRLSWAKVLGGGVLTGAWLGIFIGLVLGFFSPNPWSSLLTGLIAGVFFGLITSAIPYAMAKGTRDFSSTMQLVAGRYDVLCDPQNAERARDMLARLTL
- a CDS encoding DUF4190 domain-containing protein, producing the protein MTLPGGDTGDKPSEQSGADPSVEQSPHQQAAPGYPGAGGYPPPPGFTDYGQQYRPGYPDGDQYGYGYAPPRQTSTNTMAIASLVTSGLGIVPFCGGILSIVGIVLGAVALSQIKETRQEGYGIAVAGIVVGVAMLIVGLIWTIFALR
- a CDS encoding DUF4190 domain-containing protein, with amino-acid sequence MYNPYDPYSQGKPPGTNGKAIAALVTAVGGIVLCGLPSIAGIILGIIAMRETKQTGQDGYGLALTGLIVGSLVVVFGILYIVFLVVVAANSSSYTY
- a CDS encoding HpcH/HpaI aldolase/citrate lyase family protein, which produces MNTAYRPRRTCLSVPGSSRKFIDKAKGLPADQVFLDLEDAVAPEAKAAARPVVAAALAESGWGQQMRGVRVNDWTTPWTHADVIEVVAGAAGALDVIVLPKVTDVAHVSALDLLLTQLEHTHGLEVGRIGIDAQIEDARGLSQVDAIAAHPRVHALVLGPADMMASLNMRTLVVGEQPEGYDIGDAFHHVFMAILIAARAHGKAAIDGPYLKVRDTDAFRAVAGRSAALGYDGKWVLHPDQIAAGNEIFSPRQADYDHAELILEAYEWHTSTAGGARGAVMLGDEMIDEASRKMALVIAGKGRAAGMQRQAPPFTPDSGR
- a CDS encoding magnesium transporter MgtE N-terminal domain-containing protein — protein: MASVNRVFAARLAGLGVLGPDGESLGRVRDVVISISIVRQQPRVLGLVVELLSRRRIFVPILRVTAIEPQAVTLNTANLSLRRFAQRPGEVLVLGQVLDTRVRVNDPELPQLQAVDVVVVDLAIEPVRSRDWMVTRVAVRNHRRLGRRTTVHVVDWQNVHGLTPSALAMPGQDVAQLLHQFEDQRPIEVADAIRELPTKRRNEVVNALDDERLADVLQELPEDDQTQLLMQLTTERAADVLEAMDPDDAADLLGVLNPNEAEVLLARMDPEDSDPVRRLLQHSPDTAGGLMTSEPVVVAPDTTVAEALARVRDPDLTPALSSLVFVVRPPTATPTGRYLGCVHLQRLLREPPASLVSGMVDKDLPSLTPDSSLAAVTRYFAAYNLVCGPVVDDETHLLGAVTVDDVLDHLLPHDWRERTDEPELDPAP
- a CDS encoding DUF1003 domain-containing protein; its protein translation is MSETSARDRLGTPRVSRRRFTPRFDMEAAARVSESIARFLGTGRYLAIQTIVVIVWILLNIGAFAWQWDPYPFILLNLAFSTQAAYAAPLILLAQNRQENRDRVALEEDRRRAQQTKADTEFLARELAALRLAVGEVATRDYLRRELDEIREMIEAIEPALARTERQVRKTKKQIRQSPPESPSRQP
- a CDS encoding lytic murein transglycosylase, which codes for MRIPGQGLTHALKTARRKVSGAPRTSALTAAALTPLMLAAAVGASAPDAHPVREQAITPLAAVAPVDLSGPVVISVKRAPTRFRFAETTNSAPPPPMVVSAPGTLRIPAMALSAYRNAEVMMARAQPNCGVSWNLLAGIGRIESMHANGGATDSRGTATRPIYGPTLDGTLPGNEVIVHSTQAGRTVYARAMGPMQFIPGTWSRYASDGDGDGKSDPQNLYDSTLAAARYLCSGGLNLRDPAQVMTSVLRYNNSVAYARNVLGWAASYATGVEPVNLPAITGSVPELVTNAHLDGGNGIGPDFPMTAAGLPAGDPLALLPLNLSQTDVANRLPVPPGPADAAGPPAAAPCTIFCITSGPAAPAPVVGTPGLPPAPMAPPPPPPPPWANLFAPAPPPAPAPAPAPLGPLPGPA